From a single Thermococcus sp. Bubb.Bath genomic region:
- a CDS encoding bifunctional 2-polyprenyl-6-hydroxyphenol methylase/3-demethylubiquinol 3-O-methyltransferase UbiG, whose translation MDVGCGVGRHSIELAKRGYKVTGIEISQGML comes from the coding sequence CTGGACGTTGGCTGCGGTGTCGGAAGGCACTCAATAGAGCTCGCAAAAAGGGGCTACAAGGTTACAGGAATTGAGATATCCCAGGGAATGCTT